The Saccharomyces paradoxus chromosome VI, complete sequence genome includes a window with the following:
- the CAK1 gene encoding cyclin-dependent protein kinase-activating kinase CAK1 (Cyclin-dependent kinase-activating kinase~similar to YFL029C), which produces MKLDSIDITRCQLVNSTRTARIYRSNTYAIKCLALDYDIPPHNTEFEVSILSKVGSKCQHILPLLESKATDNDLLLLFPFEEMNLHEFMQLQYKRDIRKKNPYYDLLDSSTQTAAGSSVQKYTNQLDVNQYPLSFFSQIIEGVAFLHENKIIHRDIKPQNIMLTNNTTTQPPKLYIIDFGVSYDMGNKSQTSAEPMDSKVTDISTGIYKAPEVLFGVKCYDGGVDVWSLLIIVSQWFQRETDRMGHVPAMIDDGSDDMNSDGSDFRLICSIFEKLGVPSILKWEAVAQHGSVDAFVGMFGADGDGKYILDQQKDVQVSIIERNMPRLNEITDVKVKQKFVNCILGMVSFSPNERWSCQRILQELKKP; this is translated from the coding sequence ATGAAACTAGACAGCATAGACATTACACGCTGCCAATTGGTCAACTCTACGAGAACCGCTAGGATTTATAGATCAAATACATATGCAATTAAATGTCTGGCACTAGATTATGATATCCCGCCACATAACACCGAATTCGAAGTATCGATATTAAGCAAAGTAGGCAGCAAATGCCAGCATATTCTACCTCTTCTAGAGTCCAAGGCCACTGACAATGACTTACTGTTACTGTTCCCCTTTGAAGAGATGAATCTTCATGAGTTTATGCAATTGCAGTATAAAAGggatataagaaaaaaaaatccttaTTACGATTTACTAGATTCCAGTACCCAGACTGCTGCGGGTTCCTCAGTTCAGAAGTATACCAATCAATTGGACGTCAACCAGTATCCtttgtcatttttctcGCAAATAATCGAGGGAGTTGCATTTTTACATGAGAACAAGATCATCCACCGTGACATCAAACCGCAAAACATCATGCTAACAAACAATACTACCACACAACCCCCTAAATTGTACATAATTGATTTTGGTGTCTCGTATGACATGGGAAATAAGTCACAAACAAGTGCGGAGCCCATGGATAGCAAGGTGACGGATATAAGCACAGGAATTTACAAGGCCCCAGAAGTGCTGTTTGGGGTGAAATGCTACGATGGTGGTGTGGACGTGTGGTCGTTACTGATAATCGTCTCTCAATGGTTCCAGAGAGAAACGGACCGTATGGGGCACGTACCGGCCATGATTGATGACGGTAGCGACGATATGAACTCAGATGGAAGCGACTTTAGACTGATTTGCTcgatatttgaaaaattgggcGTACCGTCCATTCTGAAATGGGAAGCTGTTGCCCAACACGGTTCTGTTGATGCATTTGTTGGCATGTTTGGCGCCGATGGCGACGGCAAGTATATACTGGACCAGCAGAAGGATGTACAAGTCAGCATCATCGAGAGGAACATGCCTCGACTGAACGAGATTACGGATGTGAAGGTCAAACAGAAGTTCGTTAACTGTATCCTGGGGATGGTGTCCTTTTCACCAAACGAAAGATGGAGTTGTCAAAGAATCTTGCAAGAACTGAAAAAGCCataa
- the GYP8 gene encoding GTPase-activating protein GYP8 (GTPase-activating protein for Rab family members~similar to YFL027C): MSLRSLFHTSHSSHEKDALVREGYDACLESLIRSNSEKAEEHKGKAISRLLEKKDVRALRYMGLGPLGFVNNSLRKDCWYELLASQLLIDDSAEYVTPVEKHKDEGQVILDAERSFGGIVDKKLKLQLKKLLVELITRVLRKYPTLNYYQGYHDIVSVFIMCFSWDIVEEKELESENLSLREEIDMEKLFYCIEAFTLLYLRDFMMNSLDFSFEQLRVISSLIKESNMKFYNIFKFDENEPLFAIGSILTIFAHNLKPIDSGDTNLHKIIFQIFDMTISLQSMHIPLIIYKNLLLKNESEILKQIEANSDVFENDFDLRHGVIQTVLQKKLYDEPLWEEVLQITRNDSATASKKALKRVRLNKYSTLLNTACGKPGCFEMSTIIFYLNEQTKMNERYKKEKYRGVAARSKTRALVQRLGHFLPSKYNKWGKISLLIGIVAILYQLRTTRSLSLVLNLRYMISTKLKDLSHININLHQVNHIWVDPIRDILKLGHPTR, translated from the coding sequence ATGTCACTAAGGTCATTATTCCATACTAGCCACAGCAGCCACGAGAAAGATGCGTTGGTAAGAGAGGGTTACGATGCATGTCTGGAATCGCTTATTCGTTCTAACAGTGAAAAGGCAGAAGAACATAAAGGAAAAGCTATATCGAGGTTGTTAGAGAAAAAGGATGTTCGAGCTTTGAGGTATATGGGTTTGGGACCCCTAGGTTTTGTAAACAACTCACTGAGAAAAGATTGCTGGTATGAATTATTGGCGTCGCAGTTGCTTATTGATGATTCAGCGGAGTACGTTACGCCGGTGGAGAAACATAAGGATGAAGGCCAGGTGATATTGGATGCAGAAAGATCCTTTGGTGGAATTGTCGACAAGAAGTTGAAACTGCAGCTGAAAAAACTGCTAGTGGAGCTAATTACTCGGGTATTGAGAAAGTACCCAACGTTGAATTATTACCAAGGTTACCACGATATTGTCTCTGTTTTCATCATGTGCTTTAGTTGGGACATCGTAGAAGAGAAGGAATTGGAATCAGAAAACCTCTCCTTGCgagaagaaattgatatGGAAAAGctattttattgtattgAAGCATTTACATTATTATATCTGAGGGATTTCATGATGAACTCGCTAGACTTTTCATTTGAACAGTTGAGAGTCATCTCTTCATTGATAAAGGAATCAAATATGAAATTCTAcaatatattcaaatttgacGAAAACGAACCCCTTTTCGCTATTGGGTCCATACTGACAATCTTTGCACATAATTTGAAACCAATAGATAGCGGTGACACCAACCTTCATAAGattattttccaaatattcGACATGACGATATCTCTGCAATCTATGCATATACCTTTGATCATATACAAGAACCTACTATTAAAAAATGAGTCTGAAATCTTGAAACAAATAGAAGCTAATTCTGATGTCTTCGAGAATGATTTCGATCTGCGCCATGGTGTGATACAAACAGTgttacaaaaaaaactgtatGATGAACCGCTTTGGGAAGAAGTCTTGCAAATAACTAGAAACGATTCGGCCACAGCTAGCAAGAAAGCTTTGAAACGGGTGCGTCTAAACAAATATAGCACGTTACTCAATACAGCTTGTGGGAAGCCAGGATGCTTCGAAATGAGCACCATTATCTTCTATCTGAATGAACAAACAAAGATGAACGAGCGttacaagaaagaaaagtatcGTGGTGTCGCCGCCAGATCCAAAACAAGGGCGTTAGTTCAAAGACTTGGCCATTTTTTACCCTCCAAATATAACAAGTGGGGTAAGATTTCTTTGCTGATCGGGATTGTAGCTATCTTGTATCAACTACGGACTACGAGATCGCTAAGTTTAGTACTCAATCTACGCTACATGATTTCCACGAAATTGAAAGACTTATcacatataaatataaatcTGCACCAGGTCAATCACATTTGGGTGGATCCGATTAGGGACATTTTGAAACTCGGGCATCCAACTAGATAG
- the HAC1 gene encoding transcription factor HAC1 (Basic leucine zipper (bZIP) transcription factor (ATF/CREB1-like protein)~similar to YFL031W), translating to MTDFELTSNSQSNLAIPTNFKSTLPPRKRAKTKEEKEQRRIERILRNRRAAHQSREKKRLHLQYLERKCSLLENLLNSVNLEKLADHEDVLTCGHDAFVASLDEYRDFQSTRDASLDARASSHSSSDTFTPSPLNCTMEPATLSPKSMRDSSSDQETSWELQMFKTENIPESTTLPAVDNNNLFDAVASPLADPLCDDIAGNSLPFDNSIDLDNWRNPAVITMTRKLQ from the coding sequence ATGACTGATTTTGAACTAACTAGTAATTCGCAATCGAACTTGGCTATCCCTACCAACTTCAAGTCGACTCTGCCCCCAAGGAAAAGAGCGAAGacaaaagaggaaaaggaaCAGCGAAGGATCGAGCgaattttgagaaacagAAGAGCTGCTCACCAGAGTagagagaaaaagagaCTACATCTGCAATACCTCGAGAGGAAATGTtctcttttggaaaatttgcTGAACAGTGTCaaccttgaaaaattggctGACCACGAGGACGTGTTGACTTGTGGCCACGATGCTTTTGTTGCTTCTCTTGACGAGTATAGGGATTTCCAGAGCACGAGAGACGCCTCACTGGACGCCAGGGCCAGTTCGCACTCATCGTCTGATACGTTCACACCTTCACCTTTGAACTGTACAATGGAGCCTGCAACTTTGTCGCCCAAGAGTATGCGTGATTCTTCGTCGGACCAAGAGACTTCATGGGAACTGCAGATGTTTAAGACGGAAAATATACCAGAATCCACGACGCTGCCTGCCGTagacaacaacaatttGTTTGATGCGGTGGCTTCGCCGTTGGCAGACCCGCTCTGCGACGATATAGCGGGAAACAGTCTACCCTTTGACAATTCAATTGATCTTGACAATTGGCGTAATCCAGCCGTGATTACGATGACCAGGAAACTACAGTGA
- the CAF16 gene encoding putative ATP-binding cassette family ATPase CAF16 (member of evolutionarily-conserved CCR4-NOT regulatory complex~similar to YFL028C) has protein sequence MVSQFAIEVRNLTYKFKESSDPSVIDIDLEIPWNTRSLVVGANGAGKSTLLKLLSGKHLCLDGKIMVNGLDPFSPLSMNQVDDDESVEDSTNYQTTTYLGTEWCHMSIINRDIGVLELLESIGFDHFRERGERLVRILDIDVRWRMHRLSDGQKRRVQLAMGLLKPWRVLLLDEVTVDLDVIARARLLEFLKWETETRRCSVVYATHIFDGLAKWPNQVYHMKSGKIVNKLDYLKDVEFSEVVNAKVNGQVAFEDDNNKVVISKVNSLHPLALEWLKRDNQIPDKEIGI, from the coding sequence ATGGTTTCCCAATTTGCTATTGAAGTACGTAATTTAACGTACAAATTTAAGGAAAGCTCTGATCCGTCAGTTATTGATATCGATCTCGAAATCCCATGGAATACAAGGTCTTTAGTAGTGGGTGCCAATGGTGCTGGTAAATCCACCCTTTTGAAATTACTAAGTGGTAAGCATCTTTGTCTCGATGGCAAGATCATGGTCAATGGTCTTGATCCATTCAGTCCCCTATCTATGAACCAAGTAGACGATGACGAAAGTGTTGAAGATTCGACAAACTACCAAACAACCACTTATCTAGGCACGGAATGGTGCCACATGAGCATCATTAACAGGGATATTGGCGTCTTGGAATTATTGGAAAGTATTGGGTTTGATCATTTCAGAGAAAGAGGTGAAAGATTAGTTAGAATTCTGGACATCGATGTACGTTGGAGAATGCACAGGTTAAGTGACGGGCAAAAGAGAAGAGTGCAATTAGCCATGGGACTTTTGAAACCATGGAGAGTTTTACTACTTGACGAAGTCACTGTGGATCTCGACGTTATTGCCAGAGCAAGACTACTAGAGTTTTTAAAGTGGGAGACAGAAACCAGAAGATGTTCAGTGGTTTACGCTACACATATTTTTGACGGTTTAGCCAAGTGGCCCAATCAAGTGTACCATATGAAATCAGGTAAGATCGTAAATAAGTTAGattatttgaaagatgTGGAGTTTTCTGAAGTAGTCAACGCCAAAGTTAATGGACAAGTGGCCTTTGAGGACGACAACAATAAGGTTGTTATTAGCAAGGTGAACAGCTTGCATCCATTGGCACTAGAATGGTTGAAACGTGATAACCAAATTCCTGATAAAGAGATAGGTATATAG
- the RIM15 gene encoding protein kinase RIM15 (Protein kinase involved in cell proliferation in response to nutrients~similar to YFL033C) encodes MFNTNNTAGGSQAMEEGLGINKLSPISSNSNQSSLTSSNYEKYLQLATEKNPCMILELELDGKVRYGSPQWNTITGVANDGDSSPTYIADLILGSDQDKGVFQKATDMLLMNDDTSCTITFKIKAADLENGTDCDDDSTITTLEARGILIRDAHTQLPSHTMWIVKPLTNDWSDFYANEDAQDDMVIQLSDNCDDIDVQLPEEFSKTLGFGAKIFVQYLKRIRLEMILDEFNLPLPKMELCRVCENFVPVWWLETHSQSCVCEHRTESLIQLLHDNLLEQLAILTNFTKDSEYKGSQIQVRSNNFLNQVLDSLRELCQDAIDINPSEMVPDLYHGLSTFSQDNNNNNNNALLDQFPVQKDTISLNSYFQFSPRTNHNIQNVTSWQSRFFLNDDQDPGLALLIHDTLDLARKKVDAVLRLDNAMTYSLKIKNEVNNYVVQLIREQIEINKHTILAHSMNIRSSSIFHSPLPQIHSQQREGGNLIYSSSTPLQVHHGQCASFEATSKSHLEPIPFPPSSTEETPTGNDIRHPSPLPRSCNNTVMKLPTPRRKIDSNGLFSDAYLNADIIPNPSVESAVSMDRDNNTNSRGSSMKQYGIDDAADSRTSNLERPSSSSSRLGVRSRSITPRQKIEYSHVHNDDCTNEMLSKDKDSLQPQPSVDTTITSSTQTDITGTKANSNNSTNSVLPKLMTSISLTPRRGSPSFSNLASHSMQQTNSFKLIQDKSPISSPFTFSKDFLTPEQHPSNIARTDSINNAMLTSPNMPLSPLLLATNQTIKSPTPSIKDYDILKPISKGAYGSVYLARKKLTGDYFAIKVLRKSDMIAKNQVTNVKSERAIMMVQSDKPYVARLFASFQNKDNLFLVMEYLPGGDLATLIKMMGYLPDQWAKQYLTEIVVGVDDMHQNGIIHHDLKPENLLIDNAGHVKLTDFGLSRAGLIRRHKFVPHKSSLSISSTLPIDNPANNFTMNTNNSNHSQLSTPDSFMSDHKPYNRSKKSSLGQQYEHSEHSSASNSHSMTPTPSTNTVVYPSYYRSKDRSHGSSNIDLPASLRRSESQLSFSLLDISRSSTPPLANPQNLNTNNVMRRKSLTENKSFSNDLLSSDAIAVTNANTNSNNNTSLSPAPSDLALFYPDDSKQNKKFFGTPDYLAPETIEGKGEDNKQCDWWSVGCIFFELLLGYPPFHAETPDAVFKKILSGVIQWPEFKNEEEEREFLTPEAKDLIEKLLVVDPAKRLGVNGIQEIKDHPYFKNVDWDHVYDEEASFVPTIDNPEDTDYFDLRGAELQDFGDDIENDNANILFGKHGINTDVSDLSSAANLSPPSNHKNILSRKLSMSNTTNRSSNNSNSSVHDFGAHTPVNKLSIASVLESVPQEPGYITPNGTGATTTSAKNSPNLKNLSLAIPPHMRDRRSSKLNDSQTEFGSFNFRNLSALDKANKDAINRLKSEHFSEQPGVHRRTSSASLMGSSSDASVSTPGSNASNTTSGGKLKIHKPTISGSPSTFGTFPKTFLRSDSFSTRSYSPERSISIDSSTLSRKGSIIGDNQQTTTNSSDSPTMTKFKSPLSPANTTTASSYFSRQRVLSKSFSQRTNSSDLSAEENDRLQAISRVNSLRNRRRSGRKSSSTSEIGYHMDVLVCEPIPIHRYRVTKDLENLGCTVVSVGAGDELVSRATSGVSFDLIMTALKLPKLGAIDIVQLLKQTNGANSTTPIVAITNYFQEATTSRVFDDVLEKPVNLDELKKLVAKYALKKSQEDEEHTILSDSDETH; translated from the coding sequence ATGTTCAACACAAACAATACCGCAGGCGGATCTCAGGCCATGGAAGAGGGACTTGGCATTAACAAGCTTTCCCCGATATCATCGAATTCGAACCAAAGCTCATTGACTTCTTCCaattatgaaaaataccTACAGCTGGCCACGGAGAAGAATCCATGTATGATCTTAGAGCTGGAACTGGACGGCAAGGTGCGATATGGCTCTCCACAATGGAACACTATCACAGGAGTCGCCAATGATGGTGACTCTTCTCCAACGTACATTGCAGACCTTATTCTCGGATCCGATCAAGATAAAGGTGTCTTTCAAAAGGCCACGGACATGCTGCTTATGAATGATGATACTAGTTGCACGATAACGTTCAAGATAAAGGCTGCCGATCTTGAAAATGGCACGGACTGTGATGATGACAGTACGATAACGACCTTAGAAGCACGTGGTATCTTGATCCGGGATGCCCACACACAATTGCCCTCGCACACGATGTGGATAGTTAAGCCTCTCACAAACGACTGGTCAGACTTCTACGCCAACGAAGACGCTCAAGATGACATGGTCATCCAGTTATCCGATAACTGCGACGATATCGATGTCCAACTTCCTGAAGAGTTTTCTAAGACGCTTGGATTCGGGGCCAAGATCTTCGTACAATACTTGAAGAGGATACGACTGGAAATGATACTGGACGAATTCAATCTGCCCCTGCCAAAGATGGAATTGTGCCGGGTTTGTGAGAACTTTGTTCCAGTTTGGTGGTTGGAGACCCATTCGCAAAGTTGTGTTTGCGAGCATAGAACGGAGTCGCTCATACAACTGTTACACGATAATCTTCTTGAGCAACTCGCGATCTTGACAAACTTTACCAAAGATTCAGAATATAAGGGCAGCCAGATCCAAGTACGCTCCAACAACTTCCTTAACCAAGTGTTAGACTCCTTAAGGGAACTGTGTCAGGACGCCATAGATATAAACCCCAGCGAAATGGTCCCGGATCTTTACCATGGTCTTTCAACATTCTCTCAagataacaataacaacaacaacaatgcTTTGCTAGACCAATTCCCTGTCCAAAAAGATACAATCAGCTTGAATTCatattttcagttttctCCAAGGACCAATCACAACATTCAAAACGTCACATCGTGGCAATCAAGATTCTTTCTTAATGATGATCAGGACCCTGGGCTAGCTCTTTTGATTCACGATACTCTGGACTTGGCAAGGAAAAAAGTGGATGCCGTATTGAGGTTGGATAACGCGATGACCTATTCTTTAAAGATTAAAAACGAGGTTAACAACTACGTGGTACAACTGATCCGCGaacaaattgaaataaACAAGCATACAATCCTAGCTCACTCAATGAACATAAggtcttcttcaatattcCATTCCCCCTTGCCCCAAATTCACTCTCAACAACGAGAAGGCGGGAATCTCATATATTCTTCCTCTACCCCTCTGCAAGTTCATCACGGCCAGTGTGCGTCCTTTGAAGCAACCTCCAAGTCTCATTTGGAGCCTATTCCTTTCCCCCCTTCTTCCACTGAAGAAACTCCCACTGGCAACGATATCAGGCACCCTTCTCCCTTGCCCCGTAGTTGTAACAACACCGTTATGAAACTACCGACACCTCGGAGGAAAATTGACTCTAATGGATTATTCTCTGATGCCTACTTAAACGCCGACATCATTCCGAACCCAAGTGTCGAATCCGCGGTATCAATGGATAGAGATAATAACACTAATAGCAGGGGCAGTAGTATGAAACAATATGGTATCGATGACGCCGCCGATTCTCGGACTAGTAACTTAGAAAGaccttcttcgtcatcgtcaAGGCTAGGGGTGAGATCAAGATCCATAACACCAAGACAAAAGATAGAATATTCACATGTACATAATGATGACTGCACTAATGAAATGTTGtcaaaagataaagattCCCTTCAACCTCAACCTTCTGTAGATACCACTATAACTTCATCTACTCAAACGGACATCACGGGCACCAAGGCAAATAGTAATAATTCCACAAACTCAGTATTGCCCAAATTAATGACAAGTATTTCATTGACCCCAAGGCGTGGTTCACCATCATTTAGTAACCTGGCAAGCCATTCTATGCAACAGACAAACAGTTTTAAACTGATTCAAGATAAATCACCAATATCCTCACCTTTCACATTCTCGAAGGATTTTCTAACCCCAGAGCAGCACCCTTCCAATATTGCTAGAACAGATAGCATCAATAATGCAATGTTAACTTCACCAAATATGCCATTATCACCTCTTCTATTGGCTACAAACCAAACCATCAAATCACCAACACCTAGCATTAAGGATTACGATATCTTGAAACCAATCAGTAAAGGCGCCTATGGTAGTGTTTATCTAGCACGTAAAAAACTCACAGGAGATTATTTTGCTATAAAGGTTTTAAGGAAATCGGATATGATTGCCAAAAATCAAGTAACAAATGTCAAATCCGAAAGAGCCATTATGATGGTTCAAAGTGATAAGCCTTACGTTGCAAGACTATTTGCTAGTTtccaaaataaagataatCTGTTCTTAGTAATGGAATATTTACCTGGTGGAGATTTGGCCACTTTAATCAAGATGATGGGGTACCTGCCCGATCAGTGGGCCAAGCAATACCTAACCGAAATTGTTGTCGGTGTGGATGACATGCATCAAAATGGGATCATACATCATGATTTAAAGCCTGAAAATCTACTAATTGATAATGCAGGTCATGTAAAATTAACAGATTTCGGTTTATCAAGAGCTGGTTTGATTCGCCGTCACAAGTTTGTCCCACACAAGTCGTCACTAAGTATCAGTTCCACCTTACCCATCGATAACCCAGCAAACAATTTTACTATGAATACCAACAATAGTAATCATTCTCAATTATCGACCCCAGATAGCTTCATGTCAGATCATAAGCCATACAATAGAAGCAAGAAGTCGTCATTGGGTCAACAATACGAGCACTCAGAACACTCAAGTGCTTCAAATTCCCATTCAATGACACCAACACCCAGTACAAACACTGTTGTTTACCCTTCATATTACCGTAGTAAAGATAGATCACATGGAAGTTCAAACATTGATCTCCCAGCATCCCTAAGAAGAAGTGAATCCCAGTTGTCGTTTTCCCTACTTGATATTTCCCGTTCTAGTACGCCTCCTTTAGCAAATCCTCAAAATTTGAACACCAATAATGTCATGAGAAGGAAATCACTCACTGAGAATAAATCATTTTCTAACGACCTATTATCTTCAGATGCTATTGCAGTTACTAACGCAAATACCAACTCAAACAATAATACTTCTCTTTCACCAGCACCTTCAGATTTAGCATTGTTTTATCCTGATGATAGCAAgcaaaataagaaattttttgggACTCCCGATTATCTGGCTCCTGAGACTATTGAGGGAAAGGGCGAAGATAACAAGCAATGCGACTGGTGGTCAGTTGGTtgcatattttttgaattactTTTAGGGTATCCTCCATTCCATGCAGAAACACCTGACGCTGTATTTAAGAAAATTCTATCAGGAGTTATTCAATGGCCAGAgtttaaaaatgaagaagaagagcgAGAATTCTTGACACCAGAGGCAAAAGATTTgatagaaaaattattagtTGTGGATCCTGCGAAAAGACTAGGTGTGAACGGAATTCAGGAAATCAAAGATCACCcttatttcaaaaatgtcGATTGGGATCATGTTTACGATGAAGAAGCTTCTTTTGTTCCTACAATAGACAACCCAGAAGATACAGATTATTTTGACCTCAGGGGTGCAGAACTTCAAGATTTCGGAGACGATATCGAAAACGATAATGCTAATATTTTGTTCGGTAAGCATGGCATTAACACAGATGTTTCTGACCTATCCTCTGCTGCTAATCTCTCTCCACCATCAAatcataaaaatattttatcCCGTAAACTATCAATGAGCAATACCACTAATAGGAGCTCCAATAATTCCAACAGCAGCGTACATGATTTTGGTGCACATACTCCAGTTAATAAATTGAGTATTGCTTCTGTGTTGGAATCTGTGCCTCAAGAACCAGGATATATTACACCAAACGGGACAGGAGCAACCACAACAAGCGCTAAAAACTCACCCAATCTAAAGAATTTATCACTGGCTATACCTCCGCATATGAGGGATCGCAGATCAAGCAAATTGAATGATTCACAAACAGAATTTGGATCTTTCAACTTCAGGAATTTATCCGCCCTTGACAAAGCTAATAAAGACGCTATAAATAGACTGAAAAGTGAACATTTTTCTGAACAACCTGGAGTACATAGAAGAACTTCTTCTGCGTCTTTGATGGGATCATCTTCGGATGCATCAGTGTCAACCCCAGGGAGTAACGCTTCAAACACTACATCTGGTGGCAAGTTGAAAATACACAAGCCTACTATATCTGGGTCTCCTTCAACATTTGGCACCTTTCCCAAAACATTTTTGAGGTCAGATTCATTCTCCACAAGATCATATTCTCCTGAACGGAGTATTAGTATCGATTCGTCCACATTGTCGAGGAAGGGAAGTATAATTGGGGATAACCAACAAACGACAACAAATAGTTCCGATTCACCTACGATGACTAAATTTAAGTCGCCACTATCACCTGCTAACACTACCACAGCGAGCTCATACTTTTCAAGGCAGAGGGTTCTATCAAAGAGTTTTTCGCAACGGACTAACTCTAGTGATCTCTCGGCAGAGGAAAATGACCGATTACAGGCTATATCAAGAGTTAACTCTTTAAGAAACAGGAGACGCAGTGGCCGCAAAAGCTCCAGTACTTCTGAGATTGGATATCATATGGATGTTCTTGTTTGTGAGCCTATCCCAATTCATAGATATCGGGTTACTAAAGATTTAGAAAACTTGGGCTGTACTGTCGTCAGTGTTGGCGCCGGTGATGAATTAGTTAGCAGAGCTACTAGTGGTGTAAGCTTCGACTTAATTATGACGGCTTTGAAGCTACCAAAACTTGGTGCTATTGATATTGTTCAACTGCTTAAGCAAACAAATGGTGCTAATTCAACAACACCGATTGTGGCCATTACTAATTATTTTCAAGAGGCAACAACCAGTAGAGTTTTTGATGATGTCCTTGAAAAACCGGTAAACCTCGATGAACTAAAGAAATTGGTGGCTAAGTACGCACTGAAAAAGTCtcaagaagatgaggagCATACTATACTGAGCGATTCTGATGAAACGCACTGA
- the AGX1 gene encoding alanine--glyoxylate transaminase (Alanine:glyoxylate aminotransferase (AGT)~similar to YFL030W): MTKSVDTLLIPGPIILSGAVQKALDVPSLGHTSPEFVSIFQRVLKNTRTVFKSAAASRSQPFVLAGSGTLGWDIFASNFILSKAPNKNVLVVSTGTFSDRFADCLRSYGAQVDVVRPLKIGESVPLEVITEKLSQNNYGAVTVTHVDTSTAVLSDLKAVSQVIKQASPETFFVVDAVCSIGCEEFEFDEWGVDFALTASQKAIGAPAGLSISLCSSRFMDYALNDSENGQVHGYFSSLRRWTPIMQNYEAGKGAYFATPPVQLINSLDVALKEILDEGLNKRWDLHREMSDWFKDSLVNGLQLTSVSRYPSNMSAHGLTAVYVADPPSVIAFLKSHGVVIAGGIHKDIGPKYIRIGHMGVTACNKNLPYMKNCFDLIKLALQRKK, encoded by the coding sequence ATGACTAAATCTGTAGATACACTGCTGATCCCGGGCCCTATTATCCTAAGTGGAGCAGTCCAGAAGGCTCTGGACGTTCCCTCCTTGGGCCATACTTCCCCTGAGTTCGTCTCTATTTTCCAAAGGGTTCTAAAGAACACTAGAACTGTCTTCAAATCCGCCGCTGCCTCCAGGTCGCAGCCCTTTGTGCTTGCCGGCTCTGGTACGTTGGGGTGGGACATATTTGCCTCGAactttattctttctaaGGCCCCGAACAAGAACGTGCTGGTCGTATCCACCGGGACGTTTTCTGACAGGTTTGCTGACTGTCTACGTAGTTACGGTGCGCAAGTAGATGTTGTTAGGCCTCTCAAGATAGGTGAGTCTGTTCCTTTAGAAGTGATTACTGAAAAGTTGTCACAAAATAATTATGGCGCTGTTACTGTTACACATGTTGACACTTCAACGGCGGTACTGTCCGACTTGAAAGCCGTTTCGCAAGTCATTAAGCAGGCATCGCCGGAAACGTTCTTCGTAGTCGATGCTGTATGCTCGATTGGATGCGAAGAGTTTGAGTTTGATGAGTGGGGGGTGGATTTTGCCTTAACCGCATCGCAGAAGGCTATTGGTGCTCCGGCAGGTCTTTCTATCTCACTGTGCAGTAGCAGATTCATGGATTATGCACTTAACGACAGCGAAAATGGTCAGGTACATGGCTATTTCTCCTCATTGAGAAGATGGACACCAATAATGCAAAACTACGAGGCTGGTAAAGGAGCTTATTTTGCAACTCCACCCGTACAACTGATTAATAGCCTCGACGTAGCTTTAAAAGAGATTCTCGACGAGGGGTTAAACAAGAGATGGGATTTACATCGTGAAATGAGCGACTGGTTCAAAGACAGCTTGGTTAATGGCTTGCAACTGACATCCGTCAGCAGATATCCTTCAAACATGTCTGCGCACGGGTTGACGGCCGTATACGTGGCAGACCCTCCCAGCGTCATTGCGTTTTTAAAGTCACACGGTGTAGTCATTGCCGGAGGTATTCACAAGGACATCGGGCCCAAGTACATCCGTATTGGGCACATGGGTGTGACCGCTTGcaacaaaaatttaccGTACATGAAGAACTGCTTCGACTTAATAAAACTTGctcttcaaagaaaaaagtga